The sequence TTTCAACCCTGAAAGGGTTGCGTCCGGTCCCCGCCTCGGTCTCACACGGACCTATAGGCGTCACGTTGTAGGCCTCCGGTTGAGCTAGCCTCCGGCGGAATGGTGTCCGCAGGTCGAGTCGAGCGCAACCCCTTCAGGGTAACAGAGAAATCGGTGTCGCTGCCCAGGGTAGCCGCTGCCGCGGCAACCCTGGGCTATGGTACGGAACGCCTTCGGCGTACGGAACACAGCCCGCTTGCTGGTGAGATACCGCTCGCCCTGAGTAGGCCGTATCTTCTCAGCGGCCGTATCGAAGGGCGCCCGCTGGGGTGGACCGGCCTTAACTCACTGGCCAGCGAGCGCTAGCCGACCGTCTTCATCACCCGCAGCTCCTCCGAAATGGGCATGCGTTCGAAGACGCGCATGATCTCCTCCTTGGGCACGGCGAAGGCCATTCCGGTCGAGGGCACCGCCTCGGTGCGCATCCATCCGGGGAGGTCGTTGTCCTCCGGTCCGAAGCCGGCGCGCCGGTTGAACTCCCACTCGTCCTGCATGCACTGCCAGCCGATGTCCGCCATGTCCTCGAAGGTCAGCTGCACCCCGTGCATGGCATTGTAGAGCGTTCGCATCTCCTCGATGGTGGGCTGCTGGAATTGACAGAAGCCGCTGGAGTCACACAGCGCATTGACCAGCTGGGCCTCCTGCGACGCTCGTGCCGGATCGGCAGCGGGCACGACGATCAGGCCGGCGGTGTGGTCGGCCCCCATGGCACTGGTGGCGTAGGTGATGCCGGTGGCTTGCAGCGTGCGCGCTTCCCACGCCGGGATGCCTTGCCCGCGAATCGCCGGCACGCGCTCGGCCTTGAAGCGTTTCGCCACGGCCACCACGCCGCGCGCGATGGTCTCGGCCAGCTTGTCGCCCTTGTCGACCTTGTCGAGCAGGGCGATGGCCGCATCGGCATCGCCGAACGCCAGCGCACCGCAGTCCATCGCCAGGCCCATGGCCCCACCGGTCTCGATGGTGTCGAGCCCGAGGTCGTCGCACAGGCGGTCGATCTTGGCCACCTTGTCGAGGTCGGCGATGGCGCAGTTGGAGCCGCACAGGGCGAGGGTCTCGAATTCGAGGGCCGAGGTCACGTACTTGCCCTCGGCGTCGTTGACGATGTTGGAGCACTGCACGATGCAGCCGGACATGCAGTTGTGCATGCCACCGCCGCGCGTCGCAAAGTTCTCGACGATGTGCATCCCGCTGAGCGCGTCGGCACCCTCGAACTGCATCTCTCGCCGGTTACGTGTGGGGAACGTGCTCATCATGTTCGCCAGCGGCACGGTGGTGGAGGTCCCAAACTGGAAGAGCTGCGGGCCGGCCTTGTACTCCTTGGTAACCTGCAGAGTGAACGCCTTGAAGCCTGCCGCGTCCTTGGCGACGCGGGCTTGCGTTCCTTCGTCGTCGACAACGATGGCCTTCAGTCCTTTGGCGCCCATCGCGGCGCCCAGTCCGCCACGGGCCGCGTGGCGGGACGGATGGCGCGCACCCTCGTCGGTGAAGGCGACACTGGCCCCCGAAAAGCCGAGCTCGCCGGCGGGGCCGCACATGACGAAAGCGGCGCGCGCGGAAAATTGCGTGGCCAGCTTCTCGGAAGCGGCGTAGGTGCGGAGCCCCTTGAGATCCGGGCACTCGCGCATCTCGGCC comes from Candidatus Binatia bacterium and encodes:
- a CDS encoding aldehyde ferredoxin oxidoreductase C-terminal domain-containing protein, with translation PTSGRMSVGGKSPLTGGIKEANSGGQAGQKLMRLGYRVLIVEGKAKDPTKRYLISVSKGGAEMRECPDLKGLRTYAASEKLATQFSARAAFVMCGPAGELGFSGASVAFTDEGARHPSRHAARGGLGAAMGAKGLKAIVVDDEGTQARVAKDAAGFKAFTLQVTKEYKAGPQLFQFGTSTTVPLANMMSTFPTRNRREMQFEGADALSGMHIVENFATRGGGMHNCMSGCIVQCSNIVNDAEGKYVTSALEFETLALCGSNCAIADLDKVAKIDRLCDDLGLDTIETGGAMGLAMDCGALAFGDADAAIALLDKVDKGDKLAETIARGVVAVAKRFKAERVPAIRGQGIPAWEARTLQATGITYATSAMGADHTAGLIVVPAADPARASQEAQLVNALCDSSGFCQFQQPTIEEMRTLYNAMHGVQLTFEDMADIGWQCMQDEWEFNRRAGFGPEDNDLPGWMRTEAVPSTGMAFAVPKEEIMRVFERMPISEELRVMKTVG